In Paludibaculum fermentans, the genomic stretch CGGAGCGTTATAGACCACACTGCCGAGCTTGATCAGCGGGCTGTAGTCGTCGTCGCCGACCGACCCGGGCTCCGCAACAGACGGAGGAAAGGGCGCGGCAGACGATCCGGCCACCACCTTGCGAACCGGCGTGAAGTCCACAGCCCCGCGATCGAAGACCACGTTGTTCTGGGCGTCGAACCAGGCATTGCGGGCTCCGTTGGCGGCGAAGTTCAGCTTGGCGGAGTAGTTCAACCCCAGCAGCGAGGCCAGTTCCGGGTCGTTCACGTCGGTGAGGATGAACCACACCGCCTTGTTGCTGCCGTTCAGGGTGCCCCGGTACAGGGGCATGGTGATGGTGCCGGCCTTCTCGTCGATCTGGCCGGACTTCACCAACTGAACCGGCCCAACCAGGCTGGGATTGGTGGAGGAGGGCGGCGGCCCAAAGTAGGAGAGACCAACGGTGGCGCCGACGGAGGCCGAGGCCGGGAAGACATTGCAGCCCGGCCCGGGCCCAAAGACCCCGGGACTGGGCTGGGCCATAACGGCCGCCGGCAGGGCGGCAAAAACGAGGGCACGCAGGGCGGCCCGGAAGTTGATGTGGAACATGATCGATACCTTTCTCGGATCAGCGTTTGCGGGTACAGTCACACTCTGCCCAGGCCGGGCAGGTTCTCCGGTTGCCGGTCGCAGGCGACTGGTGTGGCGCGGTTGCTTCTAGGTCGAGATTACGTGGAGAGGGGGTCTTGCTGATTGCAGAATCCCGGTGTCATTGCAGGATTCCGGGATTGGCCTCAACTTGCGCCGACTGGGCCCGGACCTGACCCGGGGTGAGTCCGGTATGGCGCCGGAGCAGGTTGGTCAAGTGGCTCTGGTCAGCGAAGCCGAGGGCCTGGGCGATCTCAACGATGGGCTGGGCTGTGGTTGCCAACAGGTCCCGGGCGCGGGCAAGGCGGCGCTGCAACAGATACCGATGGGGTGGCACTCCGGAGGTCTCCCGGAAAGCGCGGGCAAAGTGATCCTCGCTCAGCCCGGTGATGGCGGCGAGCCGGGCCAGGCCAAGGTCTTCCTGGAGGTTTTCCTCCATGAACTCGGTCACCCGCCGGAACAGGACGCGGGAGAGCCCGCCGCGATGGGGCTTGGGCAAGCTGGCGATGGCATGCCCCTGGAGGAGCCGGGTGACCAGCGCCCAGGCAATACTGTCCAGGTATGCCCGGCCGGAGGTATATCCGGAGAGGACCTCCTCCCGTATGGCGAAGAGCAGGTGGCCGATGCGGGGATCGCGGATCGCCTGCTCGGGGCGCAGTTCGAAAGAGTGGAGATTCAGGGAATCGGCTACGGACTGGATCAGGCGGGGCGAGAGTTCAGTGAGCGCGAAGCGGCGCGAACCGCGCCAGCGGGCGGCCGGAACGCTGGCGCCGGCGGGGGCGACACAGAAGTCTCCAGACGCAATGGGGCAAGTGCGAAACCGGCCCGCGAGGCCGATTTCGACGACCACGGGCCCGCTCACCTGGAGGACCAGGCTGGTCAGCGGGGCGGTGCGCTCGGCGAGGTCGCCGTT encodes the following:
- a CDS encoding helix-turn-helix domain-containing protein, whose amino-acid sequence is MASTFEPRSLSVSDLEIDNGDLAERTAPLTSLVLQVSGPVVVEIGLAGRFRTCPIASGDFCVAPAGASVPAARWRGSRRFALTELSPRLIQSVADSLNLHSFELRPEQAIRDPRIGHLLFAIREEVLSGYTSGRAYLDSIAWALVTRLLQGHAIASLPKPHRGGLSRVLFRRVTEFMEENLQEDLGLARLAAITGLSEDHFARAFRETSGVPPHRYLLQRRLARARDLLATTAQPIVEIAQALGFADQSHLTNLLRRHTGLTPGQVRAQSAQVEANPGILQ